A DNA window from Pyrus communis chromosome 3, drPyrComm1.1, whole genome shotgun sequence contains the following coding sequences:
- the LOC137729115 gene encoding putative E3 ubiquitin-protein ligase LIN, whose translation MASLKELLTQERVGLEKNKYPKGQKPLMYGERDELTALFLPVHICQDRKSYDFSHHKARTRKGSSRRVSTTSERSNSKSLVSESSMDGEPAAIDEVTTRAVVSILSGYVGRYVKDEGFRETIREKCRSCLVRKKKDLDNGMLGNLELGIESVEKLVEDQWSESKEVRTKKVKNTIRVLNVVGSSKSSSSHLSACAQLYLSIVHKIEKNDRLSARHLLQAFCDSASSARTHFLPDLWEHFFLPHLLHVKIWYAREMDVLSSSDDGEKEKKMKAVARAYDEQMDMGTTKFALYYKEWLQVGAEAPPVPPTIPLPSSIRSCRSSRRRSSDSYTSHSSLNKNLYHAVFGPTPERTSVELNQRNGVLNNAWGLDEVEKLCVDEDNYNHIGYVHSGERSSRRRSSSENHRNPVIALWPESETQKTGHFGFFRCQNEPTECLVGKNLVVKNNSIRNQDNSHLPPLSNLSRAISTIYSSDNLSDCESAIRVITKAWLDSHGDPVIEVELSNPPVIQGMLEVLFVSSNDEILELVISVLAEFVARNEMIRQIILNSDPQLEFLMRLLKSNGLFLKAAILLYLLKPKAKQMISVEWVALVLRVLEFGDQLQTLFTVRCSPQVAALYLLDQLLTGFDEDRNLENAREVVSLGGLSLLVTKIERGETHERNNIASVIAHCVRADGSCRNYLADFLNKASLLELIVLGNGKNSTGSAFALLIEILCLSRRTKITEILNGLKEGSRGINTMQILLVYLQSAPLEERLLIAVVLLQLDLMGDPFRSSVYREEAIEAIIEALSSRTCSKKVQQRSSRALLMLGGRFSYTGKASTEQGLLQQAGYSHWPRNSFHFKENVVDGFAHSNEDEAATENWQRKTATVLFKNGNRKLLVALSDSMANGIPSLARSSLVTVSWMSRFVDAVGDEDLGSMACSVLVPQLLESLNYDRDVEERVLASYTLLNLAKSSVHENVPTLSSVGKELLRKLQNLSLVTWTANELISIITSN comes from the exons ATGGCTTCCTTGAAGGAACTGCTCACCCAAGAACGAGTCGGTCTCGAAAAAAATAAGTACCCGAAAGGCCAGAAACCATTGATGTACGGAGAGAGAGATGAACTTACGGCTCTATTTCTGCCTGTGCACATCTGCCAGGATCGAAAAAGTTACGATTTTTCGCACCACAAGGCTCGGACGCGAAAAGGGTCGTCGAGAAGGGTGAGTACTACTTCGGAGAGGTCGAATTCCAAGTCATTGGTTTCGGAGAGTTCGATGGATGGTGAGCCTGCCGCCATTGATGAAGTTACCACTAGAGCTGTGGTTTCGATACTTAGCGGTTACGTTGGGAGGTACGTGAAGGATGAGGGTTTTCGGGAAACAATCCGCGAAAAGTGCAGGTCTTGCTTggtgagaaagaaaaaggaTCTGGATAATGGGATGTTGGGAAACTTGGAACTGGGTATTGAAAGTGTTGAGAAGTTGGTGGAAGATCAATGGTCGGAAAGTAAGGAAGTTAGGACGAAAAAAGTGAAGAATACGATTCGGGTTTTGAACGTTGTTGGTTCCTCAAAATCTAGCAGTTCTCATCTCTCTGCCTGTGCTCAGCTCTACTTGTCGATTGTTCACAAGATTGAGAAAAATGACCGGCTTTCGGCGAGGCACTTGCTTCAAGCGTTCTGTGATTCGGCGAGTTCGGCACGAACGCATTTTCTTCCTGATCTTTGGGAGCATTTCTTTCTTCCACATCTTTTACATGTGAAGATTTGGTATGCCAGGGAAATGGATGTTCTTTCGAGCTCAGATGACGgtgagaaggagaagaaaatgaaagcCGTGGCAAGAGCGTACGATGAACAAATGGATATGGGAACTACAAAGTTTGCTTTGTACTACAAAGAGTGGCTTCAAGTTGGGGCTGAGGCCCCTCCTGTTCCTCCCACTATACCTTTGCCTTCTTCGATACGCAGTTGCAGATCATCGAGAAGGAGATCATCGGATTCTTACACTTCACATTCCTCGCTCAACAAAAATTT ATACCACGCTGTGTTTGGCCCCACGCCTGAGCGAACATCTGTGGAGCTCAATCAGCGAAATGGAGTTTTGAACAATGCTTGGGGTCTAGATGAGGTGGAAAAGTTGTGTGTAGATGAAGATAATTACAACCATATCGGTTATGTTCAT AGTGGAGAAAGGTCTAGTCGGAGAAGGTCATCAAGCGAAAATCATAGAAATCCAGTAATTGCGCTATGGCCTGAGTCGGAGACACAGAAGACGGGCCATTTTGGATTCTTTAGATGCCAGAATGAGCCAACAGAATGCTTGGTGGGCAAGAATCTCGTAGTCAAGAACAATTCAATCCGTAACCAAGATAACTCCCATCTTCCACCTCTAAGCAACTTAAGCCGGGCTATTAGCACCATCTACTCCTCCGATAATCTAAGTGATTGCGAAAGTGCAATTCGTGTGATTACCAAGGCTTGGTTGGACTCCCATGGTGATCCTGTCATTGAGGTTGAGCTATCAAATCCACCTGTTATTCAGGGAATGCTGGAGGTGTTGTTTGTTTCTAGTAATGATGAAATTTTGGAATTAGTAATCTCGGTTTTAGCTGAATTTGTAGCGAGAAACGAGATGATTAGACAGATCATACTGAACTCGGATCCACAGCTTGAGTTTCTTATGAGACTTCTAAAAAGTAATGGTCTATTTTTGAAAGCTGCAATTCTGCTTTACTTGTTGAAGCCAAAGGCAAAACAGATGATATCTGTTGAATGGGTGGCACTAGTCCTTCGAGTACTAGAGTTTGGAGATCAGTTGCAGACACTATTCACAGTTCGTTGCAGTCCTCAAGTGGCGGCGTTGTACCTTTTAGACCAGCTTCTTACCGGTTTTGATGAAGACCGAAACTTGGAGAATGCAAGAGAGGTAGTTTCTCTTGGAGGGTTGAGCCTTCTGGTGACAAAAATCGAGAGAGGGGAAACTCATGAGAGGAACAACATTGCTTCAGTCATTGCACATTGTGTTCGAGCTGATGGAAGCTGTCGAAATTACTTGGCTGATTTTCTCAACAAGGCTTCTCTTCTTGAACTCATTGTACTTGGAAATGGCAAGAACTCTACTGGCTCCGCATTTGCTTTACTGATCGAAATACTATGCCTTAGTAG AAGAACGAAAATCACTGAAATCCTAAATGGACTGAAAGAAGGATCCCGCGGCATTAACACAATGCAGATTTTGTTGGTCTATCTGCAGAGCGCTCCACTTGAAGAACGCCTGTTGATTGCAGTCGTTTTACTTCAGCTTGATCTTATG GGAGACCCTTTCAGGAGCAGTGTATATAGAGAAGAAGCCATTGAAGCCATCATAGAAGCTTTAAGCAGTCGAACATGCAGCAAAAAAGTCCAGCAACGATCGTCAAGAGCTCTCTTAATGTTGGGAGGCCGGTTTTCTTATACCGGCAAGGCATCAACAGAACAGGGGCTTTTACAACAAGCTGGTTACAGTCATTGGCCAAGAAATTCATTTCACTTCAAAGAAAATGTTGTGGATGGTTTTGCCCACTCG AACGAAGACGAAGCAGCAACGGAAAATTGGCAAAGGAAAACAGCGACTGTTTTGTTCAAAAACGGCAACAGGAAACTACTCGTGGCCCTTTCGGATTCCATGGCGAATGGCATCCCGAGTTTAGCGCGATCGAGCCTTGTGACGGTGTCATGGATGAGTAGGTTTGTCGACGCAGTCGGAGATGAAGATTTAGGGTCCATGGCATGCTCAGTTCTTGTGCCTCAGCTGCTAGAATCACTGAATTATGACAGAGATGTGGAGGAAAGAGTGCTTGCTTCATATACATTGCTGAATCTAGCAAAAAGTTCAG TTCATGAAAACGTCCCTACGCTATCATCAGTGGGAAAAGAGTTGCTTAGGAAACTTCAGAACCTGTCCTTAGTGACATGGACGGCAAATGAGCTTATTTCAATCATCACAAGCAACTAA
- the LOC137728480 gene encoding uncharacterized protein gives MEYYLAYDIYPKRATLIQAIPNPVNDSDKLFTLHQKAYRKDVERVFGILQAQWKIINELARGWSRENLDSIMMSCIILHNMIVEDEQDEYIDRESDDNQDDPNRSRKARAKIYDGPNLPFNPRTGSISINEYMRRYRMICSRATNKYLQQDLVTHIWAKNNME, from the coding sequence ATGGAGTATTACTTGGCATATGACATCTACCCAAAGAGGGCGACACttatccaagcaattccaaaccctgtGAATGACTCCGAcaagttgtttaccttacaccaaaaggcataccggaaagatgttgagagagttttcggtattctacaagcacaGTGGAAGATCATCAACGAACTggcaagagggtggagtcgagaaaatttggactccatcatgatgtcttgcatcatattacacaatatgattGTGGAGGATGAGCAAGATGAGTATATTGATAGAGAGTCTGATGACAACCAAGacgatccaaataggtcaagaaaggctcgtgcaaaaatatatgatgggcctaatttgcctttcaatccaagaactggtagtatctctataaatgagtacatgaggcgctATAGAATGATATGTTcccgtgccacaaacaagtatctacaacaggatcttgttACACATatttgggccaaaaataacatggaatag
- the LOC137728481 gene encoding uncharacterized protein: MTHANLMNNYFNPNSVYTKEDFSRRFQMRHHVFERLLHDVQHVNPYFRQKRDRTGLPGFSPHQKVTIELRMMAYGSPADSMDETHGMFESTCLDTLAEFYDTIVQFYKDEYLRKPNQEDLDQLIRKAEDRGFPGMIGSLDCMHWDWKNCLTGWQ, encoded by the coding sequence ATGACGCAtgccaatctgatgaacaactacttcaaccccaactcggtgtacacaAAAGAGGATTTTAGTCGTCGCTTCCAGATGAGGCATCATGTCTTCGAGCGTTTACTTCATGATGTCCAACatgtcaatccatactttcgacagAAGCGGGATAGAACAGGCCTccctggtttctcacctcatcagaaggttactATTGAACTTcgaatgatggcctatggctccccagctgattcgatggatgaaacccatggtatgtttgagtctacatgccttgatactcttgctgaattttatgacacaattGTTCAGTTTTACAAAGACGAGTACCTTCGcaagccaaatcaagaagatctggATCAACTCATTCGCAAAGCTGAAGACCGTGGGTTTCCgggcatgatagggtcattagactgcatgcattgggattggaagaactGTCTCACCGGATGGCAATGA
- the LOC137728670 gene encoding BTB/POZ domain and ankyrin repeat-containing protein NPR1, whose product MAHSAEPSSSLSFTSSPHLSNGSMSHNLSCSGSESVPSLEVISLSKLSSSLEQLLIDPGCDYSDADIVVEGIPVGVHRCILASRSGFFRELFKRDKGSSGKEDRPKYCMSDFLPYGDVGYEAFLVFLSYVYTGKLKPSPVEVSTCVHNVCAHDACRPAINFVVELMYAASIFQMPDLVSIFERRLLNFVGKALSDNVIPILVVAFHCQLNQLIDQCIDRVARSDIDDISLEKGLPDEVVKKIKILRRNYQQDSDPNLPPADPLLEKRIRRIHKALDSDDVELVKLLLTESNITLDEANALHYAAAYCDPKVVTEVLALGLADVNLRNSRGYTVLHIAVMRKEPSIIVLLLTKGARASELTSDGQSAVSICRRLTRPKDYHSKTEQGQEANKDRICIDVLEREMRRNPMAGDASISSQIMPDDLHMELLNLENRVALARLFFPAEAKLAMVIAHAETSDFAAPSSSKGSSGNLMEVDLNETPTVQNKRLHSRLEALMKTVRLGRCYFPHCSEVLDKFIADDLPDLFYLEPGSSDEQKVKRRRFMELKEEVQKAFDKDKAECNLSGLSSSSSTTSLEKIGANQKVREP is encoded by the exons ATGGCTCATTCAGCTGAACCATCATCCTCTCTGAGCTTTACTTCATCGCCCCATTTATCAAATGGTTCAATGAGCCACAACTTATCGTGTTCTGGCTCCGAATCGGTGCCAAGTCTTGAAGTCATCAGTTTGTCCAAGCTTAGCTCTAGTTTGGAGCAGTTGTTGATTGATCCTGGCTGTGATTATAGTGATGCTGATATCGTAGTTGAGGGGATTCCTGTTGGTGTACACCGATGTATATTGGCTTCTAGGAGTGGATTTTTTCGCGAGCTATTCAAGCGAGACAAGGGGTCTTCTGGAAAGGAGGACAGGCCAAAGTACTGTATGAGTGATTTTCTGCCTTATGGCGATGTTGGATATGAAGCTTTCTTGGTTTTCTTAAGCTATGTGTATACTGGAAAGCTTAAGCCTTCTCCCGTGGAGGTGTCAACCTGCGTTCACAATGTATGTGCCCATGACGCATGTAGACCTGCTATCAATTTCGTTGTGGAATTGATGTACGCCGCTTCCATTTTCCAAATGCCTGATTTGGTTTCGATATTCGAG CGGCGCCTTCTTAATTTTGTTGGGAAAGCTCTGTCAGACAATGTTATCCCAATTCTCGTGGTTGCTTTCCATTGTCAGTTGAATCAGCTCATCGATCAGTGTATAGATAGAGTGGCACGATCAGATATTGATGACATCTCTCTTGAGAAGGGACTTCCTGATGAGGTTgtgaagaaaatcaaaattcTTCGCCGCAATTATCAGCAGGATTCTGACCCAAACTTGCCACCTGCCGATCCCTTGCTTGAAAAGAGAATCCGAAGAATACATAAGGCTTTGGACTCGGATGATGTCGAGCTTGTGAAACTTCTTTTAACGGAGTCTAATATAACCTTAGATGAAGCAAATGCTCTCCATTACGCTGCAGCTTACTGCGATCCTAAGGTTGTGACCGAAGTGCTTGCTCTGGGCCTCGCTGATGTTAACCTCCGGAATTCTAGGGGTTATACAGTGCTTCACATTGCTGTGATGCGCAAGGAGCCATCAATTATTGTATTGCTACTGACTAAAGGAGCTCGTGCATCAGAGCTGACATCAGATGGTCAGAGTGCTGTTAGTATTTGCAGGAGGTTGACGAGACCAAAGGATTACCATTCAAAAACAGAGCAGGGGCAAGAAGCAAACAAAGACCGAATATGCATTGATGTTCTAGAGAGGGAAATGCGGCGGAATCCAATGGCTGGAGATGCATCTATATCTTCCCAAATAATGCCTGATGATCTGCACATGGAGTTGCTAAACCTGGAGAACAGAG TGGCATTGGCCCGATTGTTTTTCCCTGCAGAAGCCAAGCTAGCCATGGTCATTGCCCATGCGGAGACATCTGACTTTGCTGCGCCATCATCATCGAAAGGCTCAAGTGGGAATCTGATGGAGGTTGATTTAAACGAGACCCCCACCGTGCAGAACAAAAGACTTCATTCCAGGTTGGAAGCCCTTATGAAAACAG TCCGTTTGGGTAGATGCTATTTCCCTCATTGCTCGGAAGTCCTGGATAAGTTCATTGCGGACGACCTCCCTGATTTGTTTTACCTCGAGCCTGGCTCCTCCGACGAGCAGAAGGTAAAGAGGAGGCGTTTCATGGAGCTCAAGGAGGAAGTACAAAAAGCATTTGACAAGGACAAGGCCGAGTGTAATCTCTCCGGATTGTCTTCATCGTCCTCCACGACATCTCTGGAAAAAATTGGTGCAAATCAGAAGGTTAGGGAACCGTGA
- the LOC137728804 gene encoding BTB/POZ domain and ankyrin repeat-containing protein NPR1-like has product MADPSSSLSFTSSSHVSNGSVTPNSSSPAADTPPPTRDLTCLTNLSSSLARLLADSGGDYSDAEMTVEGVPVAVHRCILASRSEVFAKVFSRAYGGSEKEGKPRYCLSDLLPFGHVGYEAFVVFLGFVYTAKLKAFPVEVSSCVHNVCGHEACRPAIDFALELTCASSVFGMPELVSVLQRQLTDFVVKALADDVIPILVVAFHCQLSQLIDQCIERVAHSDLDSISLEKRLPDEVVEKIKILRRNSQHYCDPNMPIVDPLREKRIRRIHKALDSDDVELMKLLLTESDVTLDEANALHYAAAYCDPKVVTEVLGLGLADVNLRDSRGFTVLHIAVMRKEPSIIILLLSNGARASELTLEGESAVSICRRLTRPKDYHTKTERGQEANKDRICIDVLEREMLRNPMAGEASISSQMTPNDLHMKLLKLENRVALARFLFPAEAKLAMAIAHADTTSEFAGISSVKGSSGNLMEVDLNETPTVQNKRLLSRLESLVKTVSMGRYYFPHCSEVLDKLIQGDLPDLRFLETGTTDEQKIKRQRFLELKEEVQKAFDKDKADKNVYGLPPSSPSPPEQVGASPKVRNL; this is encoded by the exons ATGGCTGATCCATCATCCTCCTTGAGCTTCACCTCATCCTCCCACGTATCCAACGGCTCAGTAACCCCCAACTCCTCCTCCCCCGCCGCGGACACCCCGCCGCCCACCCGGGACCTCACCTGCCTGACCAACCTCAGCTCCAGTTTGGCCCGGCTCTTGGCCGACTCCGGCGGCGACTACAGCGATGCCGAAATGACCGTCGAGGGCGTTCCGGTTGCCGTCCACCGATGCATTTTGGCTTCGAGGAGCGAGGTTTTCGCGAAGGTATTCAGCCGGGCATATGGGGGTTccgaaaaagaaggaaaacctAGGTACTGTTTGAGTGATTTGCTGCCATTTGGGCATGTGGGTTATGAAGCGTTTGTGGTTTTCTTGGGGTTTGTGTATACTGCAAAGCTGAAGGCTTTTCCGGTCGAGGTTTCGAGCTGCGTTCACAATGTGTGCGGCCATGAAGCTTGTCGACCCGCCATTGATTTTGCTTTGGAGTTGACGTGTGCCTCTTCGGTTTTCGGAATGCCGGAACTTGTTTCAGTACTTCAG CGACAACTTACTGATTTTGTTGTTAAGGCTCTGGCGGATGATGTTATCCCAATCCTCGTGGTGGCGTTTCATTGTCAGTTAAGTCAGCTTATTGATCAGTGTATAGAGAGAGTGGCACACTCGGATCTTGATAGCATCTCTCTTGAGAAACGACTTCCTGACGAGGTTGTGGAGAAGATTAAAATTCTTCGCCGGAATTCTCAGCACTACTGCGACCCAAACATGCCGATTGTGGACCCCTTGCGTGAAAAGAGAATCAGGAGAATACATAAGGCACTGGACTCCGATGATGTTGAACTTATGAAACTTCTTTTAACCGAGTCTGATGTGACCTTAGATGAAGCCAATGCGCTCCATTATGCTGCAGCCTACTGCGATCCTAAAGTTGTGACTGAAGTGCTTGGTCTGGGTCTGGCTGATGTTAACCTCCGGGATTCCCGGGGTTTTACAGTGCTTCACATTGCTGTGATGCGCAAGGAGCCATCAATTATAATATTGCTTCTGTCTAATGGAGCTCGTGCATCAGAGCTGACCTTAGAAGGTGAGAGCGCTGTTAGTATTTGCCGGAGGTTGACAAGGCCAAAGGATTATCACACAAAAACAGAGCGGGGGCAAGAAGCAAACAAAGACCGAATTTGCATTGatgttctagagagagaaatgcTGAGGAATCCAATGGCTGGAGAGGCATCTATATCTTCCCAAATGACGCCCAATGATCTGCATATGAAATTGCTGAAACTGGAGAATCGAG tGGCACTTGCCCGATTCTTATTCCCTGCTGAAGCCAAGCTAGCCATGGCGATTGCTCATGCAGACACAACGTCTGAGTTTGCCGGGATCTCTTCAGTGAAAGGATCAAGTGGGAATTTGATGGAGGTTGATTTGAATGAGACTCCCACCGTGCAGAACAAAAGACTCCTTTCTCGGTTGGAATCCCTTGTGAAAACAG TCAGCATGGGTCGATACTATTTTCCACATTGCTCGGAAGTCCTCGATAAGTTAATTCAGGGCGACCTTCCTGATTTGCGCTTCCTTGAGACGGGCACCACCGACGAGCAGAAAATAAAGAGGCAGCGTTTCTTGGAGCTTAAGGAGGAAGTACAAAAGGCATTTGACAAGGACAAAGCTGATAAGAACGTCTACGGGTTGCCTCCGTCATCCCCATCGCCACCGGAACAAGTTGGTGCAAGTCCAAAGGTTAGAAACTTGTGA
- the LOC137728803 gene encoding transcription termination factor MTEF18, mitochondrial, whose protein sequence is MLPSPLSMLMNRIHKRVSKMIAQLKHHVPFSPLVHETTASVQKPSLVWVKNRYFWSSRIAHLARVSVMESTQSDSPVLNRVSRNARTVAQEALFDYLHSTRSFSFMDAEHISKNSPIFLQNLLSKIDSEKDVARSLTRFLRYNPVNEFEPFFESLGLSPSELQLLLPRRLMFLSDDRVMVDNVHALCNYGIPRGNIGKMYREARQIFGYDYRVLASKLQAYENLGLSIPTVIKLVSCCPLLLVGGVHSDFVKVHEKMKDIGLGMDWIGRYASHNGTYNWNRMLDTMDFLDSVGYTEEQMCALFKRNPALLLQGSGKNVYVLFGRLLKLGLGMDEVFSLFMRNPQVLSVKCMKNLLLAMDFLFEIGMGAEEIADIVADDIEFLSSSSLKRPKTLCKELKVKRVGLLQLITEDPHKVLRLASKSKCKTIKQVISPVPSNHLEKTSFLLRWGYTENSEEMMKALKKFRGRGDQLQERFDCLVQAGLDCNVVSKIIKQAPNVLNQSKDVLEKKISCLTNSLNYPLDSLVAFPAYLCYDMERINLRFSMYLWLKEKGAAKPRLSLSTLLACSDARFVKYFVDVHPEGPAMWESLKSQKG, encoded by the coding sequence CACCATGTACCCTTCTCTCCTCTGGTTCATGAAACAACCGCTTCTGTGCAAAAGCCGTCGCTCGTTTGGGTTAAAAATCGATACTTTTGGAGTTCTAGGATTGCCCATTTGGCAAGGGTCTCAGTCATGGAGTCCACGCAATCTGATTCTCCAGTTTTGAATCGGGTTTCTCGAAACGCTAGAACCGTGGCTCAGGAAGCCCTTTTCGACTACCTGCATTCTACTCGAAGCTTCAGCTTCATGGATGCCGAGCATATTAGCAAGAACTCCCCAATTTTTCTTCAGAATTTGCTCTCCAAGATAGACTCCGAGAAAGATGTTGCCCGTTCTTTAACCCGGTTTTTACGCTACAATCCCGTTAATGAGTTTGAACCCTTCTTTGAGAGCTTGGGTTTGAGCCCGTCTGAGCTGCAATTGCTGCTACCGCGGCGCTTGATGTTTCTGAGTGATGATCGTGTTATGGTTGATAATGTTCATGCTTTATGCAATTACGGAATCCCCCGTGGTAACATTGGTAAAATGTACAGGGAGGCAAGACAGATATTTGGATATGACTATCGAGTGTTGGCTTCAAAGCTTCAAGCTTATGAAAATTTGGGGTTAAGCATACCAACAGTTATTAAGCTTGTTAGTTGTTGCCCCTTGCTTTTGGTTGGGGGTGTTCATAGCGACTTTGTCAAGGTTCACGAAAAAATGAAGGATATAGGCCTCGgaatggattggattggaaGGTATGCATCACATAACGGTACGTACAACTGGAACAGAATGCTTGATACAATGGATTTTCTCGATAGTGTGGGTTATACAGAGGAGCAAATGTGTGCTTTGTTTAAAAGAAATCCTGCATTACTGTTACAAGGTTCTGGGAAGAACGTGTATGTATTGTTTGGCCGGTTACTCAAATTGGGTCTCGGGATGGATGAGGTTTTTTCGTTGTTTATGCGAAACCCACAGGTCTTGTCTGTTAAGTGCATGAAAAATCTTTTGCTGGCAATGGATTTTCTGTTTGAGATTGGAATGGGGGCAGAAGAAATAGCAGACATTGTAGCCGATGACATTGAATTTCTGAGTTCGTCTAGTTTAAAAAGACCTAAGACTTTATGTAAAGAGCTGAAGGTCAAAAGAGTCGGTCTGCTCCAACTTATAACGGAAGATCCACACAAGGTGTTGAGATTGGCTTCAAAGTCCAAATGTAAAACCATCAAGCAAGTAATATCCCCAGTTCCTAGTAATCATCTCGAGAAAACATCGTTTTTGTTGCGATGGGGATACACCGAAAACTCAGAGGAGATGATGAAAGCTCTGAAAAAATTCAGAGGCAGAGGGGACCAACTGCAGGAAAGATTTGATTGCCTAGTTCAAGCTGGCTTGGACTGCAATGTcgtatcaaagatcattaaacaaGCTCCTAATGTTCTTAACCAGAGCAAAGATGTGCTTGAAAAGAAGATCAGTTGCTTAACAAACAGTTTAAATTATCCGCTCGATTCTCTGGTGGCATTCCCGGCATATTTATGTTACGATATGGAGAGGATTAATCTCCGATTCTCGATGTATTTGTGGCTTAAGGAGAAAGGTGCAGCAAAGCCTAGGTTATCCTTGAGCACTCTCCTTGCATGTTCAGATGCTCGATTTGTAAAATATTTCGTAGATGTCCATCCTGAAGGTCCGGCCATGTGGGAAAGTTTAAAATCGCAAAAAGGCTAA